The following is a genomic window from Pan paniscus chromosome 6, NHGRI_mPanPan1-v2.0_pri, whole genome shotgun sequence.
CTGGAACTAGAAATGACCTTCTCACAGGGCAGATGGCCACCCACGGGGGATGCCTTGTTAGAAAGCCTCTCCAAAGACCTGGGAGAGTCAAATCCTGACACAAACATATCAAAGAAATGGTCTACTTTACTagaaattttgtttaaaacataCAAGTTAAAATCAgcggctgagcatggtggctcacacctataatcttagctactcgggaggtggagggaagaggatcgcttgaggccaggaggtcaagaccagcctgggcaacacagagagacccccatctctatttattaaaaaaaagggaaaagaaaacaatttggtAATATATATATCAAGAGGTTTAAAAATGTTCACTTCCTTTGATCCAATAATTAAGACTCTAACTtcagaaaattatagaaaaattttgACGTGAAGCTATTCACTACAGCACTGTCTCTATTACATAAAACAGAAGCATAGGGCAAACTCTGTAGAAGTCAATAAAATGTTAACAGCTGTCTTTGAGTGGAGAAACGAtagaagacctttttttttttctttttttttaaaacttgcttcttttcttcttcatatatAGGAGACGTTTTGTTTGACTTCCTTATATATCTgaacttttcacattttctaaagtGAGAAAGTATTACTTCTATTATCAGAAAAAAActctcctggccaggtgcagtggctcatgcctgtaatccccagcactttggaaggctgaggggggcggatcatctgaggtcaggagtatgagaccagcctggccaacatggtgaaatcccgtctctactaaaaatacaaaaattagctgggcatggtggcatgcacctgtaatcccagctacctgggaggctgaggcaggagaatcccctgaacccaggaggcggaggttgcagtgagccgagaactgcaccattgcactccagcctgggcaacatgagcctcaaaaaacaaaacaaaaaacaaacctccCTTAaaatgccaaacacttttaaaaggtCATAAATATAAACCAAACCACCACCACCGCTGTGTCTTACCATTATTACTTTAAATGGCTGCTGCTATCCCAGTGTAGTTTCACTAATATCAGGCCCTGTCAACTTACCATGGCACCTCCCTGACAACAGACACATCCCGCCATCCCCGAGCTCCACAAAAATGGAAGAACAAACCATCCATGTTCCTATGACAGTAGTCCTGTGAGCACGGCGAGATGGGGCTTTGCTTGAAAAGGGATCACTCAGGCCAGTGCCTCCCACATCTTACTGGAAGATGGCACGAAACTAGCATGTGATTTGTCTCTTGCACAGTGGGTGGCCGGAAGGGAAGTGACAACTCTTCTGGCTGGGGCCTCCAGGGATAGGTCAGAGCAGAACCTTCCAAAGGGCACCCATGGTGCCGGCCCCAGTAACCTACAATTCCCTTGTGGTCAACCAGCTTCTCCAGAACCAAGAACCCACTGGCTCCTGGGTGGCCAAGAGCAATCTGACCACCTGCAGCCAGTCAGAAGGTGGAGCCCTGGTTTACCGGCCTACCCAGAGGGCAAAGTAGGGGAGTAATAGGGGCAGCAGTGGATGTGTAATGGTAACAGTAATagcaggcctggtgcagtggctcacaccttgtgatcccagcactttgactggctgaggcagaaggactgctttgagcccaggggttcaaagttgcagtgagctatgatcgtgccactacactccaacctgggcaacagagcgagaccctgtctctttaaaaaaaaaaaaaaataacagccaAGCAGGAACCCGCATCCAGGAACACAGCCCTTTGCTCCTCCCTCAGAATGAATGGaaaccaggctgggcgcggtggctcacacctgtaatcccagcactttgggaggccaaggcgggcggatcacgaggtcaggagatcgagaccatcgtggctaacatggtgaaaccctgtctctactaaaaatacaaaaaattagccaggcgcagtggcgggtgcctgtagtcccggctactagggaggctgaggcaggagaatggcgtgaacccaggaagtggagtttgcagtgagccaagatcgcgccactgcactccagcctgggcgacagagcaagactccgtctcaaaaaaaaaaaaaagaacgaatgGAAACCAGACATCAGATGTTTATGCCCAAGAAAAGCAGGATTTCGTTCAGCACTACTCCCAGATCGTTAGGGTGCTGACTGAGGATGAGATGGGGCACCCAGAGACAGGAGATGCTACTGCCCGGCTCAAGGAGGTCCTGGAGTACAATGCCATTGGAGGCAAGTATCACCGAGGTTTGATGGTGCTAGTAGCGTTCCGGGAGCTGGTGGAGCCGAGGAAACAGGATGCTGATAGTCTCCAGTGGGCACTGACTGTGGGCTGGTATGCGGAACTGCTGCAAGCTTTCTTCCTGGTGGCAGATGACATTATGGATTCATCCCTTACCTGCCAGGGACAGATCTCCTGGTATCAGAAGCTGGGCATGGGTTTGGATGCCATCAATGATGCTATCCTTCTGGAAGCATGTATCTACTGCCTGCCGAAGCTGTATTGCCGGGAGCAGCCCTATTACCTGAACCTGATGGAGCTCTTCCAGCAGAATTCTTATCAGACTGAGATTGGGCAGACCCTCGACCTCATCACAACCCCCCAGGGCAATGTGGATCTTCGCAGATGCACCGGAAAAAGGCACAAATCTGTTGTCAAGTACAAGACAGCTTTCTACTCCTTCTACCTTCCTGTAGCTGCAGCCATGTACATGTCAAGAATGGATGACAAGAAGGAGCACACCAGTGCCAAGAAGATCCTGCTGGAGATTCAAGAGTTCTTTCAGATTCAGGATGATTACCTTGACTTCTTTGGGGACCCCAGTGTGACTGGCAGAGTTGGCAATGACTTCCAGGACAACAAATGCAGCTGGCTGGTGGTTCAGTGTCTGCTACAGGCCACTCCAGAACAGTACCAGATCCTGAAGGAGAATTACAGGCAGAAGGAGGCCGAGAAGGTGGCCCGGGTGAAGGCACTATACGAGGAGCTGGATCTGCCAGCCGTGTTCTTGCAGTATGAGAAAGACAGTTACAGCCACGTTATGGGTCTCATCGAATAGTACGCAGAGCCCCTGCCCCCAGCCATCTTTCTGGGGCTTGTGCACAAAATCTACAAGTGGAAAAAGTGACCTAGAGACTGCAAGGGCGGGGAGAGAAGGCTCTCAATAAGTAAATTAttgtgtaaaataaataaataaatgaataacagcAATGGCTACCAGGTAAAGGTTTACCaggcaccaggcactgtgctaagccccTCCACCTGACTAGTAATTCTCGTTGGTCCTCACAACTGGGGAAGCGGGATATTTCCATACCACAACTGAGAAAAGTGAGTCACCAGAAGACATGCAGCTTGCCCAAGGATATCCAGGGACTGAGAAAACCCAAATCTGTTTCCAGAGTTCCTGTCTTTCCCACCAAGACAGACTGACGACGGACAAACTGGCCTGTAGATGTGTTTTGCTTGGGTTACTAAGGTTTGGCTTTTAAAAACTGAGCTGATGTTTAAAAATTGGAATatttggccgggctcagtggctcacacctgtaatcccagcactttgggaggccgaggcaggcagatcatgaggtcaggagatcgagaccatcctggctaatgcagtgaaaccctgtctctactaaaaaatacaaaaaattagccaagtgtggtggcgggcgcctgtagtcccagttactcgggaggctgaggcaggagaattgcttgaaactaagaggtggaggttgcagtgagccaagattatgccactgcactccagcttgggcgacagagtgagaatctgtctcaaaaaaaaaaaaaaaggaatattcacagtaaaaaaaaaaaatctagatttcaAGCTTCCCTTGAAAATCAGAAAAGATGGCAATATTTGCAGGCTGGACCTAGATCCATGATCTACCTAGCAACACCAGCTAAACTGCAATGGTGGCTGGAACGTCCTCTCTGGGTGGCCACAGCTACCACGACTCCCTATGGCTAGGGCCAGCATGCTTTTCCTGTAAAGGACAGAAAAAGTCTTTGCAGTGACTCTGCCACTAGACCACAAGAACAGCCATAAACAATGTGTAAACAGGAGGGGTTGCATACCAATATAACTTTATGAACAAAATCAGGCAGTGGGGCtgaatgcggtggctcacgcctgtaatcccagcacttcgggaggctgaggtgggtggatcatttgaggccaggagtttgagaccagcctggccaatacagtgaaaccccatatctaccaaaaaaatacaaagatgagccaggcgtagtggcgtgcgcctgtagtcccagctacttgggaggctggggcaggagaatcacttgaacccaggaggcggaggctgcagtgagccgagactgtgccactgtactccagcctgggcaacagagttagaccctgcctcaaaaaaaaaaaaaaaaaaaaaaaatgctgggcgtggtggctcacgcctataatcccagcactttgggaggccaagcaggggtggaccacctgaggtcaggagttcgagaccagcctggccaacatggtgaaaccttgtctctactaaaaatacaaaaattagccaggcatggtggctggtgcctgtaatcccagctactcaggaggctgaggcaggagaatttcttgaacctgggaggcggaggctgcagtgacctgagatcgtgccattgcactccaacctggcaacagagtgagactccatctcaaaaaaaaaaaaaaaaaaaaaaaaatggcagtgggccagatttggctgAGGGTCCACCGTTTGCAGACCTCTGCCCTGTGGCCTCCCTCACATCTATTACTGTACTTTCACACTCCTACAGTTGAGCAATACTTCTCTGAACTCATGTCTCTATCAAAAAGTGAGAGAGTGCTCTGCCTCTGGCTAGCTTTGCCAACAACACGCCCTGCCCTCTGCAGACATGTCAGCCTTTGCCCAACACCGAAGGGTGAAATACAGCATCCAACAGCACAGCAGGCAGCATGCCAACAGCACCCGCCCCTGGGAAGCCCCAGGTGCTCCCCAGAGCCACACCGGGCGTTGATAACATTCTCTGCATCCGGGAATCAGGCCctggcctccctctcccctcctcccctcctctctccattCCCCCCGGATCCTCAGGATCTGTTCCCATGGCTTCAATATTCCCTTGCATACAGATCACCCAAAGCTGTCCTCGGGATGCCCTGCCCGAGCCCCTCAAACCGTCAGCTCCTGCCATCTGGACCTCCTGGCAGTGCCCAGGGCAGGTCAGGATGTTTCATGCCCTTCGTCCCCCACTGAGAATGCCCATCGCACTTGTCCACTTACTCATCTCTTAATTCCTAGCTCAAGACTCTGCCCTGTGAGATCTTTCCTAAGTTCGCTCCCGCTCCACAGGCAGAAGTGGCCACTTCTAACAATCAATGCCCACATGACGTCTGAGTGCCATTATCTGTCTCCTCCACTGGAGAATGCATACGCTCCTTAAAGGCAAGGGTTATGTTCAGGAAAAGACTTCAAACCAGACCCAGAAAACTGAGTACTAGGGAAAAAATACATTTCGCTATGTTAAAATGAAGAATGGCTGATCAACAGAAGACACCTTAAAGAAAGAGGAATAATAGGTTAAAagctgggagaagatatttgcaatagaCACGAAGGATTAAAATCAGCAATATATAAAGAGCCCTATAgatcaacaaaaaataaagcacCAAGAACCCTAAtgaaaaactggcaaaagacatgaatatttcACAGGAAACACATATGCCAATAAACATAAGAGGAGATATTCAGCAGCAGGGCTCAGGGACCTAGAAACCAAGTTCCCAAAGATTCCATTTTCTACCCATTCACTTGGCCAACAGCAAATGTTGGTAAGACTGTGGAGCTGCAAGACACAGGACACTGCTGGTAAAGTGGATACTGGTATAAGCACTTCATTCAGGAAATGGTCTAGCAATAGCTACGAAAGATAAACActgccgagcacggtggctcatgtctatcatcccagcactttgggaggccaaggcgggtgaattgcttgagcccaggagttcaagaccagcctgggcaacacagtgaagctGCCTCTgcacaaactttaaaaattagctaagcatggtagcctgtgcctgtagtcccagctattcaggaggctgaaggggatGGATCcattgaacccaggaatttgggGCGGCAGTGatccgtgatcatgccactgcactccagctgcctGGGTTACaaggtgagacactgtctctaaaaaaagaaagaaataggccaggcgcggtgcctcacgcctgtaatcccagcactttgggaggccgaggcgggtggatcacctgaggtcaggagtttgagaccagtctgactaacatggagaaactccgtctctactaaaaatacaaaattagccgggcatggtggcgcacgcctgtaatcctagctactccggagtctgaggcaggagaatcgcttgaacccgggaggcggaggttgcagtgagccgagatcgtgccattgcactccagcctaggcaataagagtgaaactctgcctcaaagaaaaaaaaaaaagagacagagaaacaaagaaatacacaTGTAagataaaactaagaaaaaaatgaaagaaaggagatAATGATTACCTCAGGGTAAGAACAGAAAACAAGTTCAAATGAAATGATTAGATGTTCTAAGGGGACCTGATAAAgtagaaaactttttaaagttttttaaaattaaaaaaaaaagattagatatACACTTTTGTTTCATGATCCCAGCTTTTGTTTTGGGTGCCTAGATTTCCAGAGCTtactacatttattaaaaataacttactaAATAAGGAAAAGTAGGTCAGGCATGAACACTGAGGAGTGTGTACTAATCAATCTTGTTCTCAGCTTAGCTGATAAGGCAAACACCAAAGAGACTGCTGAATTCATCTTTGTACTCCAAGTGCCAAACACAAGCCTCGGCGCACAGAATTTCGGGAGGCATTTGGGGAATGAATCAGGGCTCTTCTCTCTAGCCCATGGCCTCATTTCCTGTTGGCCTCTTAATACCTTCAACACGTCTGAGGCCAAACGCATCTTCCTTCCTCATTCTCCTTTTCCCCCTGGATTTCCCCCAGGCGGCCAAGAGAAAAACCTCAGATTCTCAGTCCTCCGCAGCCCGCTCCCCCAGGCCTAGCAGCTGCCTGCCCTGCTCTCTCCTCACCTCTGAAGCCCCCTGCTAACACCTGGCTGGGACCCTTATGCCTCTCACTTTAATAAGTACCCCCTccctgccaggcgcagtggctcacgcctgtaatcccagcactttgggaggcctcggtgggtacatcacctgaggtcaggagttcgacaccagcctggccaacagagggaaaccccgtctctactaaaaatacaaaaattagccaggcatggtggcaggtgcttgtagtcctagctacttgggaagctgaggcaggagaatcacttgaacccgggaggcggaggttgcagtgagccaggatggcgccactgcactccagcctgggtaacagagcgagactccatctcaaaaaaacaaaacaaaacaaaaaaacaaataagtgcTCCCTCCCAAACAGCTTCTCCAACTCTGCTTTCTAACCCTCTTGTACATCTCAGATGGGGGGGCAGAAAAGATGAAGCTTCCTGAACTAATGTTCTGATCCTGTCTTTTACACACCTCCCCTGGATCTCTAGAATGAAATTCAAATTCCTTAGGCTGACAGTCAAAGCCGATCACAATACGGCCCTTCCCTCGCTATCAACAATATTTGCCGGTGCCCTTCCCTTCCATCCCCTCATCTATACCTCCCTCTCCACAATTCCCTTCCAGAGTGTAAAAGAGGATCCACTACTCCCATGTGCATCAGCGTGTCTGTCCCCACCCCCATGACTCTGCTCCACCCTGAATCCCACCCACTTGGTCCCCTGTCCTCATCTTACCCACCCTTTTATGGCCCAATTTAAATAGCACTTCCCACGATGCCTGGACGTGCCCAGCAGAAAGCAAACACCCTctaaatcagccaggcgtgatggtgtgcacctgtaagcccagctactcgggaaactgaggcacaagaacgtcttgagcctgggaggcgaagttgagcagtgagctgagattgcaccaccgctctccagcctgggtgacagggtaagaccctgtctcaaaaagtaaacaaaacaaaacaacaacaacaaaaagaatgaaagaaaacaccCTCTTAGCAAGTTCCTTTTCAGTTCTCTATGTTCACTTTATCTCTTCAAATAGACTATAAGCAACTGAGGGCAAAACCACTCACCTGCCTCTCCCCACGAAGAAGCTGGCATGATGTAAGAAGACCGCCACAAAGCGAATAATCCAGTCTAAACCCATTCCACATGTTCCAGTGTGCTCCTTTAAAATGTCCCTCacgaggccaggcacggtggctcaggcctgtaatcctagcactttgggaggctgagatgggaggatcccttgaggccaggagttagagaccagcctggacaacgtagaGCGGCACTGTCTCTAGATAAAAttattagtcaggtatggtggtagGCACCTCAGCTACCccagagcccaggaatttgaggctgtggtgaactatgatcactccactgcactccagcctgggcagcagaagcagaccccaactcaaaaaaataattaataaaatgaccCTCATGGAAATCTCCTAAAATCGAGTCTTGGCATGGCCCACATAACCCTCCTCGCTCAGAGCCCTCTGCCTGCTTTTCCAGCCTCCTCTATTACATACTAAGCTACTTACAGTAGCCCAGCTGTGTCCCGGTAGCTTCATGACTTTGCAAACGCTGACTCCTCTCCCAGGCGACTGTGCCCCACTTTCTAAGTCCTACTCCTCCTTCACAACCCCCCTCAACTACCACCTTCCAGGAGCCTTCCTGACCTTCCCTCTAACCGTCCCCTTTCTGGATGTGGGTAGGAGAGCCTTGTGATTTCTCCCAGCTCAGTATATATCACACTGACAACACCTTGTCGCTGACTCTGCTTTGTCTTTTCCACCAAACAATGCACTCCCAAAAGACAGAGATCTTGTCTGGCACCCAGTAAGGGTTTAtgcaacaaaagaaatgaaaactgccAGTTCAAATGCAGAAATCGTGACTTGTGTCTTCTATCCCATAAAGCATGTCTTAATAAAGTGGAAAGCATCTTCTAAGACTAGTTAGTTAAACAGGAGAAGCAGTGGCAAGACGCCACTgcaatttatttgagacaggtggCAATCAACAGTCAACTCCCAGGGCACACGTTTATCCTGCAGACCTCAAAATTC
Proteins encoded in this region:
- the LOC129398160 gene encoding farnesyl pyrophosphate synthase-like — encoded protein: MGHPETGDATARLKEVLEYNAIGGKYHRGLMVLVAFRELVEPRKQDADSLQWALTVGWYAELLQAFFLVADDIMDSSLTCQGQISWYQKLGMGLDAINDAILLEACIYCLPKLYCREQPYYLNLMELFQQNSYQTEIGQTLDLITTPQGNVDLRRCTGKRHKSVVKYKTAFYSFYLPVAAAMYMSRMDDKKEHTSAKKILLEIQEFFQIQDDYLDFFGDPSVTGRVGNDFQDNKCSWLVVQCLLQATPEQYQILKENYRQKEAEKVARVKALYEELDLPAVFLQYEKDSYSHVMGLIE